Proteins encoded by one window of Leptospira stimsonii:
- a CDS encoding amino acid--tRNA ligase-related protein → MNELSREILIRRAKFLSVIRNFFEEKDYLEMDTPCLKAVPSMEPYLDPFLVHSPSQNEKGYLITSPEYSLKEILSKGLERIYEITHTFRSGEEGSPFHSAEFLMLEFYTLGMSLEGLMDFCTEFLEVLERRFQPFGFQRSDVRRISVEEALREYAGCGISHEELNRVVKDRRLTANPDEERTYEDSFFLVFLNLVESNLPKGFNFLYHYPPELAALSQIENGFARRFELYFGNLELGNAFQELTDPEEQFSRFRSEQNLRRTLGKEIFPIDPGLERALREGIPNSCGISIGLDRLFLSILGGASLRETSPYYGKF, encoded by the coding sequence ATGAATGAATTGAGCCGGGAAATTTTGATTCGGAGAGCCAAATTCTTATCCGTTATAAGAAACTTTTTTGAAGAGAAAGATTATCTAGAGATGGACACGCCTTGTCTAAAAGCCGTTCCTTCTATGGAACCGTATCTGGATCCTTTTTTGGTTCATTCCCCTTCTCAAAATGAGAAGGGATATTTAATTACGTCTCCTGAATATTCTCTTAAAGAAATTCTCTCAAAAGGATTGGAGAGAATTTACGAAATTACCCACACGTTTCGTTCGGGAGAAGAAGGGAGTCCTTTTCATAGCGCGGAATTCCTGATGTTGGAATTCTACACTCTCGGAATGAGTTTGGAAGGTTTGATGGACTTTTGCACGGAATTCCTTGAAGTCCTCGAGAGGAGATTTCAGCCTTTCGGTTTTCAGAGGAGCGACGTCCGAAGAATTTCCGTCGAGGAAGCTCTCCGAGAATATGCCGGATGTGGGATCTCTCACGAGGAACTCAATCGTGTAGTGAAGGACCGAAGACTTACAGCAAATCCGGATGAAGAGAGGACGTATGAAGATTCTTTTTTCCTTGTCTTCTTAAATCTCGTGGAATCAAACCTTCCGAAAGGTTTTAATTTCCTCTATCATTATCCTCCGGAGCTTGCCGCTCTCTCTCAGATTGAAAACGGTTTTGCGAGAAGGTTCGAGCTTTATTTCGGAAACTTAGAATTGGGAAACGCGTTTCAAGAGCTTACAGATCCGGAAGAACAGTTTTCTCGTTTTCGTTCCGAGCAGAATCTTCGGAGAACTTTGGGAAAGGAGATTTTCCCGATCGACCCCGGGTTGGAACGGGCCCTCCGAGAAGGAATTCCGAATTCTTGTGGGATCTCCATCGGTTTGGATAGACTTTTCTTGTCTATCCTCGGAGGGGCCTCTCTCAGAGAAACGAGCCCTTATTATGGGAAGTTCTGA